Below is a genomic region from Rhododendron vialii isolate Sample 1 chromosome 5a, ASM3025357v1.
ATCTTTTCACAATTTGTTTACTGTTATGCTcttctttttcgttcctctGAATTCAAATCTAGCCAGTCCACTTAATGCTCTAGTTCTCCTTGTTATCTGATATTTTTGGTATGCCCTGTTACCTTGTTTTTACACATACACTTGCGAAACCATTATCAAAATCACATTTGTGCTCGCCAGAGAACTCCATTACTGTTTGCTTGTCATATTGTCACTTACCAGAAGACCGATATCCAATGACCGATATAGTAAGTTTTCCCATAAATAAATTAATCTTTGCTTCCTTTGTGTAGATGTTTGACTGTTTCAGACAATAGCTATCATCGGTGGGTTCATCTGTTATTCGCAGACTCTTTAGGGAAAACAGTACATTAGTTTCGTTAAACACTTGGAGACAAGCATGCCAAAACAGCATGCGGAGATCAAAAACATGATGGTTGACCGTTGGCATGGACATGTATCCACTATATGAATTTACTGGTTGACAGTCAATCTACTTTTGCAGGAGAAGTTTCTTTCCGAGTGACTGAGGAAAGTTTGATGGATCGCCTAAATACTAACATGCACGAAGCATGCCTTCAGATCGACAAAAACTGCAGGTCAGAAGACAGTCGTGTTGTTACGTGAAATATATCTACGTTTCTGAAGTTTCCATAGATCATGTTGATCACATGTTAGACAGATACATTTACTTACCTTATGCATCAAACCATTCAAGTGGATTTGTGTCCGACTTTCtcacttcatttttcttttatgatACGGACCAGAATCTATGACACACTCACACCCTGATTGATTTACGCATTTTGTTGAATCGTAAGTTACTGTATTCACGTGATCTAAAACATGCTTCATATTCCATCTTTTGTATGACAAAGGGTATTGACTGTCCATGGATCTGCTGATGAAGTCATTCCAGTCAAAGATGCATCGGAGTTTGCCAAGATCATACCTAACCACAAATTACATATAGTAGAAGGAGCAAATCATAATTACACTCTACACCAAACTGAACTAGCTTCAGTTGTTTTGGCCTTCATAAAAGAAGGCCTTCACAAAGGTGAACGCATTTTTTCAGCTTCTCTGAGTCCATTGATGAAATCTATGGAAGTTGAGATAATTTGCCTTCTGACTACTTTTTATACTATGTACAGGTGCTTAGATGTATAATCAAGTCCGAAATCCCCTCGTTAATCCTCCTTATTATGGCTTCTGAGGAAGCATTTTGGAGTAAGAGCGTGGAGTAATTACCTGTTTTACAGCTAAAAACATTCATTGTAAGATTGCCCCATTGTCTTGAATAATAGTTAGTCACAGTGCTTTTAATCGGCCATGGATTTTCTCCAGTAACTAACCGATACAGTTGCTGGAGGATACTTTGATCGGTAAGAGTATAATGTATTGTAAGAAAAATGTGGtcaagtctttattttttattttgactaGGAAGAAAAAATGTGGTCTGTCTAACACAAGAATTGTAGAGGATCCCAACAAGGTTGTATTCATTGTCAGCAGAACAGAATGCGCAGACAGTCTTGTTATTTTAGTTAATGGTATTTTGGCAGTATTCTCTTTAATTACCgcatccaaacaaagccttaagtCCTCATCGGTAGGAAATACACAATCTTCCCGTGAGTAGAAATTATCCAGTGCTATTTCTTCTCGCGAATTGAACCTTCTTTCTTTGCTACGGGTGACATATTTAGGTGAAGTCGCTCTAGCCTTTGTTCTCATGGTTTCCGTCACTGCAAAAGGTGGATACATGTTTCTCCGGAAAAGAAAGGTGTACACCACTGTTTGTTCGCTTTTTCAACTGCATGATCAGTATTGAGATTCTCGTATTGGAGATTCTCACATGACCATGCGGCTAAAAATAAACGGAAACAAGATTACGCCAATTTTATGATACAGAGAACCTGGCTGGGGCCCCTCCAAAGGAATAGTGGGAATTTTACATCCCCAGGCAGAAATCATATCAATCCTTTACTTCACAAATTTAAATTAATTGCATACTTGTGGCTCGCTACTGTGACATATGGAACTCAGAAAGACTGTTTCTCAAGAAACAAAGtgaaagaaaagggaaataaaGAGGGGCTTTATAAgcatataaaaaaaacatgcacGCCAAAAAAACACCATGGGTTGCCACTATGGGATGACCCAAGATTACCATCCACCAACTACAAACTATAGTAATTTGAGTACCAAGCGCCGAGAATAGTATACATTTATAGAAAAATGTCCAAGCTATGGTTAGACAGCTGGAACTTTTTTGCCATCTTCAATAAAGAAAATTGCAGCTTCTGGCACCtgagaaaaagaaagcaaaaaagtCACTCGAGAATGTAGATATGTCACTCGAGAATGTACAAGATATGCACACCCAAACACCAGTCACAAGCAAAAGTCATCCAGAGTCTACACAGTTTAGCCCGAAGAAAAGAATGCTCATTGCTCGATATACTTGAAAGCTTGAGCTGGCCAGCATGCAAACAAAGTATATCTATAGGCAAGCAACAATGCAAAATATAATGCATGTCTAATTCTGCAAGTCTAAATGATCTTCCCTTTCTAGCAGACGTGGTCTGTTGAACCAGCTCTTGGGATTGGCCCTCTATGAGACGGATAAACTTGTATCAAAGTATGAAGTATGTTGATACTTTCTGTATCTGCTTCTTTGATAGTATTCACTTCATAGTTTATCTTTCCCTACATTTTAAGTTTGGTCTCACCTGAAATGAAATTAAGTTTGGAAACTTGTAGAAAATCAATTATGGTTCTAAGTCAGCCATGCTTTAACCCTTCTATCTAAAGGTTACTCACCTTGTGCATTTTGGCATCAATGCCTTTATTGTCGAACATGTACCGACAACCTAGGTAGTAAGATTTGTTTGTCACTGAAAGTTAAACAATCTGGATAGTTAATACTCTCTGGGAGTAAGGTTTTAGGAGTTCAGAGTGTTAGacgtgtccgtgcttcttagagGGGGGGACTAGCAACATAGATGCTGGGTAATTTTATCACAGCGCAATGCTTTTGCTTATCTGCCTTCTACCATTCTTGCTTTTGCATAATTGGGTAAGGgaatctgatttttaacatatCAGAGTAAAGATTCTCCACAGTGGGTTTATCCCCTTAGGACGTGGGCCATGTGGCAAACTAAAGATTCTCCATACCTctttttttctaagaaaaagATGTGAAGGATAACTTACATCAGACCAGGTATCAGTAATGAACTCCACAATGTCATAGGATATGTCTCCTTGAACATCAATCTGCTCTTTTTCAGTTGGTCCCTAGTACCATCATTCAAAAATATGTAAGATATAGACATATCTACTTATTCAGCATAGAAGAGATTGCAATTGGAAAACACCTTAACAACAGAGGCTCCGGTAGCAAACTTCTTCCCAAGCTTCTTTGAAGCATCACTAAGTTTAACACCTACCATTTAATCCACAACTTGAGTTCATACTAGGGAAGAAAAAAAGTACCATGACCCAAATTTGAACAGCACAATAGTTAATGCAGAATAATGCTCACCAAAAAGCTCCAATCCTTTCACAGTAGTGATGCATTTACGCTTGTTACGTACCACCTTTTCGATGATAACTTCTTGTTTATCCTACACAATGAAATCTATGTGAATTAAGCTGCattaagaaatgaaaaaaactcTGGCACCCCTCTACACAATTAATCCTACCCAGATACTTATCCTGGGCATATGGAAGGTtcacaaacaaaaaatgtaaaCCCTTTGGGAAGGGACCATGAAGCAGTTGTAGCAAAGAACTGTCATACATGTGGCTATGACTAGTTAAGATAACATCACTCCTCTGATCAAATAACTGGCCAACTCAGATTGACATCACGAATGTCTTAAATACAAGATATAGAAATACGGAAGTGTAGAGAAAGGGACACATTGAgagcaaaatagaaaagaaatgaacTCATACTCCACCAAGAGTTAGAGAAGCCAACCTCCTATATCAAATaccagaaaaaaataataataataacagtAGAAAAAAAGCTCATTGTTATTCATCAAGTCCATCAATTTCAAAACAGCTGTCTTTAACCCCTTGCATAGGCTACTCACTCAAGTTGAAACCGTTAAAAAAGTCCCCCAGTAATACCATTAACCTGTTGTGGCTTGGTATATACTTCTAAACAACCAAAGAATAACAATAGGTGTAGAAGGTAATAATCCAACTATGCTTAAGAACTCCTGCTTATAGAAGTTATTAAATGTTATGCATCCTCACTTTCAGACCAAACTATTCTGAGGAACGGTTTACGCAATGCCACATAAAATTAATGGATTAGCTTACATTTTTCCTTGAAAGAAGAAAAGGCACCCCA
It encodes:
- the LOC131325427 gene encoding translation machinery-associated protein 22, translated to MAEKPQPVQVLYCGVCGLPAEYCEFGPDFEKCKPWLIHNAPDVYPDLLKEANAKDADKVSDQLQSTSISAGGGSSTSKPEEVKRLPGGKIKKKDKQEVIIEKVVRNKRKCITTVKGLELFGVKLSDASKKLGKKFATGASVVKGPTEKEQIDVQGDISYDIVEFITDTWSDVPEAAIFFIEDGKKVPAV